From the genome of Rhinatrema bivittatum chromosome 18, aRhiBiv1.1, whole genome shotgun sequence, one region includes:
- the LOC115080072 gene encoding protocadherin gamma-B1-like, translating to MGIWRKQIGPGIRLQVRAFFLFFCFCQIASEQIRYSVPEEMERGSFVGNIAKDLGLNIRQLAVRNLRIASSGKRQYFAIDLNNGNLYVNERIDREEICSETPLCILNLEMLIDNPLNVFHLKIEIQDINDNPPVFNKHNAEIEISESTLPGARFLIGNAVDLDVGTNSLQKYELSANQFFILHTKQNSDGNKYAELVLEKPLDREKQSTHRLILTASDGGDPMRTGTAQVCITVIDVNDNFPMFTREVYKISVKENSPNNSLVFQVKASDADEGTNGQITYFFKNIADSVHHKFRLDPLSGVIRVNVLLDFEEAKRYEMIIEAKDGGGMVGHCKVLLEISDENDNAPEVTVMSLSSPVPEDAPPGTVIALININDRDSGLNGEVSCHFHDDIPFKLVSSSNNYFKLLTDSILDREKVAEYNITVIAIDKGSPPTFTRKTIHLEVSDVNDNAPVFESISYIAYVPENNPLGASIYSVKASDLDLDQNARVTYSILNGNIVDVPFSSYISINSQTGIIYAQRSFDYEELREFRMQVKAQDGGSPALSTNVTLKVFILDQNDNAPEILYPSLESDGSALFEMVPPSSDAGYLVTKVVAVDADSGHNAWLSYQLLQATEPELFNIALHNGEIRTSRIFMGKYSVKQRLIISVKDNGQPPLSATVTLNIIFSENIQQVPPELINQSSEASFQSNLNFYLIIALALICFLFLLTGILVAVMKFRKSHFECLSADHYSKDESAFPPRYSDSTLPYSYNVWLAADSRKNEFSFLNASDQSNRPTNVVTANNNGLLLTDKEENIQTETSSLLQRDLMEIYVDLKKIGRIVKGLEAMLPRKKV from the coding sequence ATGGGAATATGGCGCAAGCAGATCGGTCCGGGAATCAGACTGCAAGTAAGGGCTTTCTTCTTATTCTTTTGTTTCTGCCAAATCGCTTCTGAACAAATTCGTTATTCGGTTCCAGAAGAAATGGAGCGCGGCTCCTTTGTAGGAAATATAGCAAAAGATTTAGGACTGAACATCAGACAGCTCGCAGTTCGCAATCTTCGTATTGCTTCTAGTGGCAAAAGGCAATACTTCGCTATAGATTTAAACAATGGCAATCTGTACGTGAATGAAAGAATAGACAGAGAAGAAATATGCTCCGAAACACCTCTTTGCATCCTAAACTTAGAAATGCTTATCGACAATCCTTTAAATGTTTTTCACTTGAAAATTGAAATCCAAGATATAAATGATAATCCTCCTGTTTTCAACAAACATAATGCTGAGATAGAAATAAGCGAGTCCACGCTACCAGGTGCGCGCTTTCTTATAGGAAATGCAGTAGATCTGGATGTTGGTACCAACTCCCTTCAGAAGTACGAACTTAGTGCGAATCAATTTTTTATACTTCATACGAAACAGAACAGTGATGGCAACAAATATGCAGAACTTGTACTGGAAAAACCATTAGATCGAGAAAAACAAAGTACTCACCGTTTAATCTTGACAGCTTCTGATGGGGGGGACCCTATGAGAACCGGAACAGCTCAAGTTTGCATTACTGTTATTGATGTGAATGACAATTTCCCCATGTTCACTcgagaggtctacaaaattagtGTTAAGGAGAATTCGCCAAACAACTCCCTAGTATTTCAAGTGAAAGCCAGTGATGCTGATGAAGGTACAAATGGACAAATCACCTACTTTTTCAAAAACATAGCAGACAGTGTCCATCACAAATTCCGTCTGGATCCTCTATCTGGTGTAATTAGAGTTAATGTGCTTTTGGATTTCGAAGAGGCAAAACGTTATGAGATGATCATTGAAGCGAAGGATGGTGGGGGCATGGTTGGCCATTGCAAGGTTCTACTAGAGATCTCTGATGAGAATGACAATGCCCCTGAAGTAACAGTTATGTCCTTATCTAGTCCTGTTCCTGAGGACGCTCCTCCTGGCACAGTCATAGCACTCATTAATATCAACGACAGAGATTCCGGACTAAATGGAGAAGTCAGTTGTCATTTCCATGACGATATTCCTTTTAAATTAGTCTCATCCTCTAATAATTACTTCAAACTCCTCACAGACTCCATACTGGACAGAGAAAAAGTCGCCGAGTATAATATTACAGTTATAGCCATTGACAAAGGATCTCCTCCCACTTTCACCAGAAAAACAATTCATTTGGAagtatcagatgtaaacgataaTGCGCCTGTTTTCGAGAGTATTTCCTATATCGCTTATGTCCCAGAAAACAATCCCCTGGGTGCTTCCATTTACAGTGTAAAAGCTTCAGATCTGGACTTGGATCAAAATGCTAGAGTCACTTACTCCATACTAAACGGCAACATAGTGGATGTGCCCTTCTCTTCCTATATCTCCATCAACTCACAGACTGGAATCATCTATGCTCAACGCTCATTCGACTATGAAGAGCTTAGGGAGTTTCGAATGCAAGTGAAGGCACAGGACGGTGGATCTCCAGCACTTAGCACCAATGTCACCTTGAAGGTGTTTATTTTGGATCAGAATGACAATGCTCCCGAAATTCTTTACCCGTCACTCGAATCTGATGGCTCGGCTCTGTTCGAGATGGTTCCTCCTTCATCTGACGCGGGTTATTTAGTAACTAAAGTAGTGGCTGTTGATGCTGACTCTGGTCACAATGCCTGGCTCTCTTATCAACTGCTTCAGGCCACAGAACCAGAGCTTTTTAACATTGCACTTCACAATGGAGAAATCAGGACATCTCGCATCTTTATGGGAAAATATTCCGTGAAGCAAAGGCTGATTATTTCCGTAAAGGATAATGGGCAGCCACCTCTTTCAGCCACTGTAACACTCAATATaatattttcagaaaacattcaaCAGGTTCCACCCGAATTAATCAACCAGTCCAGTGAAGCAAGCTTCCAgtctaatttaaatttttatttaataatagcTCTAGCTTTGATCTGCTTTTTATTCCTTTTGACTGGTATACTGGTGGCAGTGATGAAATTTCGAAAATCACATTTTGAATGTTTAAGTGCTGATCATTATTCAAAGGATGAGTCCGCTTTTCCACCACGGTACAGTGATAGCACTTTGCCGTACTCCTATAACGTCTGGTTAGCAGCAGACTCCAGAAAGAACGAGTTTAGCTTCCTGAACGCAAGTGACCAAAGTAATAGGCCAACTAACGTTGTTACTGCTAATAATAATGGATTACTACTTACTGACAAAGAAGAAAACATTCAGACGGAAACAAGCAGCCTTTTGCAG